The proteins below are encoded in one region of Chloroflexi bacterium ADurb.Bin180:
- a CDS encoding Aminodeoxyfutalosine deaminase, whose amino-acid sequence MVLTDPIPLETLRRLPKVELHVHLDTSVRPSTVGDLGRRQGIAIPDDLDSALIAPPICNNLADYLTRVDLALQVLQTAEALERVAYELVEDMAAERMVYAEIRYAPQLCIRGGLSMQQVIDAVASGLRAAREDYGVRTGQIICCLRHDPSHLSHEVAQYAIANWAPGKVIGLDLAADEARYGGFPHQTAFRLARGVGMPRTVHAGEAAGAESVREAIELLEAQRIGHGVNLQQDPSLFAPVRVRHITLEMCPTSNVQTRAVRSLADHPIDRYLRSGLPVTVNTDGRTTSNTNLTREFASLAQQFGWGLDRFLQTTLDAAASAFVSPEERDDLRQTILERWPAA is encoded by the coding sequence ATGGTCTTGACTGATCCCATTCCTCTTGAAACGCTGCGGCGTCTGCCCAAGGTGGAACTGCACGTTCATTTGGATACGTCGGTTCGGCCATCAACCGTGGGGGACCTCGGTCGCAGACAGGGCATTGCCATTCCCGACGACCTGGACTCGGCCCTCATCGCACCGCCCATCTGCAATAACCTGGCGGACTATCTGACCCGGGTCGACCTTGCCCTCCAGGTGCTCCAAACGGCGGAGGCCCTTGAACGCGTCGCCTACGAGCTAGTGGAAGACATGGCGGCGGAGAGAATGGTCTATGCCGAGATTCGCTACGCTCCCCAGCTCTGCATTCGTGGCGGGCTTTCGATGCAGCAAGTGATCGATGCCGTGGCGTCAGGCCTGCGGGCGGCCAGGGAGGATTACGGCGTGCGCACAGGCCAGATCATCTGCTGTCTGCGCCATGACCCATCGCACCTCAGTCACGAGGTAGCCCAGTACGCCATCGCCAACTGGGCACCGGGCAAGGTCATTGGTCTGGATCTGGCCGCTGACGAAGCCAGGTACGGCGGTTTCCCTCACCAGACTGCGTTCCGCTTGGCGCGGGGCGTCGGCATGCCGCGCACGGTGCACGCCGGTGAGGCGGCCGGAGCCGAAAGCGTCCGCGAAGCCATCGAACTCCTCGAAGCTCAGCGCATTGGCCATGGCGTCAACCTGCAGCAGGACCCGTCGCTCTTTGCACCGGTGCGCGTCCGGCACATCACCCTCGAGATGTGCCCCACGAGCAACGTTCAAACCAGAGCGGTCAGGTCCCTGGCCGATCACCCCATTGACCGCTACCTGCGCAGTGGCCTGCCGGTGACGGTCAATACCGATGGCCGTACGACGTCCAACACCAATCTCACCCGCGAGTTCGCCAGTCTGGCACAGCAGTTTGGCTGGGGGCTCGACCGCTTCCTGCAGACGACTCTCGATGCTGCGGCCAGTGCCTTTGTCTCCCCGGAAGAGCGCGATGACCTGCGCCAGACGATACTGGAGAGGTGGCCCGCCGCGTGA
- the prs_1 gene encoding Ribose-phosphate pyrophosphokinase has translation MKDQLCVFSGSAHPDLAREICALRGVRLSPSVTKHFMNDNLYVQLQETVREKDVFIVQPFYPAPVSDKVLELLMMLDAAHLASARRVTAVIPYYSYSRSDKKDEPRISIAGRLVADLLQTAGAQRVLTMTLHSPQVHGFFSVPTDHLSSMPVFVHYFRHQDLSDTTIVTPDIGHAKRGAEMARQLKLPIAAVSKKRVDDSTVVIDGVIGEIRGHRAILVDDEIAVGTSMVQAVKQLRQHGVTECTLVCTHGIFCGPAIENLKALPEVKAIVTTNTVPIPPEKRLPTMQVLSVAPLFADAVRRIHEGETMQPLFDY, from the coding sequence ATGAAAGATCAACTGTGTGTGTTCAGCGGGAGCGCCCATCCTGACCTGGCGCGTGAGATCTGCGCCCTACGCGGGGTACGGCTCAGCCCGTCCGTCACCAAGCACTTTATGAACGACAATCTGTACGTCCAACTTCAGGAAACGGTGCGCGAGAAGGATGTCTTTATCGTGCAGCCCTTCTACCCGGCGCCAGTCAGCGACAAGGTGCTGGAGCTGCTGATGATGCTCGACGCAGCGCACCTGGCCTCGGCCAGGCGAGTCACCGCGGTCATCCCCTACTACTCTTACAGCCGTTCGGACAAGAAGGATGAGCCGCGCATCTCCATCGCCGGTCGACTCGTGGCCGACCTGCTGCAAACGGCCGGCGCGCAGCGTGTGCTGACGATGACCCTTCACTCTCCTCAGGTCCATGGCTTTTTTAGCGTTCCAACCGACCACCTCAGCTCGATGCCTGTGTTCGTCCACTACTTCAGACACCAGGACCTGAGCGACACTACCATTGTTACTCCGGACATAGGCCACGCCAAGCGCGGAGCGGAGATGGCCCGTCAGCTCAAACTGCCCATCGCCGCGGTGAGCAAGAAACGAGTCGATGATTCCACCGTGGTGATCGATGGCGTGATCGGCGAGATCAGAGGCCACCGGGCCATTCTTGTTGATGACGAGATCGCCGTGGGAACATCCATGGTGCAGGCGGTCAAGCAACTGCGACAACACGGAGTGACAGAGTGTACGCTCGTGTGCACTCACGGCATCTTCTGCGGCCCGGCGATAGAGAACCTGAAGGCGTTGCCCGAAGTCAAGGCCATCGTCACGACCAATACCGTGCCCATTCCTCCCGAGAAGCGGCTTCCGACCATGCAGGTCCTCTCCGTTGCACCGCTCTTTGCCGATGCGGTGCGACGAATCCACGAAGGCGAGACGATGCAGCCGCTCTTTGACTACTAG
- a CDS encoding Radical SAM superfamily protein, with amino-acid sequence MKWSAIAAARRVLAGEQGSVVRDWGGRLPIALVYPNTYRVGMSSLALHTLYAAFNRAPDVVCERVFCGLRSVETGDAPLSLESQHELGDFSVLAVSFSFELDYLNWTTLLRRAGLPVLARERGDGDPLVLAGGPAVTANPEPLADVCDAFVIGEVEPVLDRLLDALRLLLSERREQVLDALAAIPGIYVPGRSRFVERQVCSNLDANLTETVIYTDHTEFGDMHLMEIARGCGHGCRFCLAGCVYRPRRERSPAVLLDQARQARGQRSKVGLVSAAVSDYSRLDELLRGLAELEMQVAVSSLRVDPLPTALLEALAASRTRTLTLAPEAGSERLRTHIRKGITAADIQNAAEAATRYGFPELKLYFMIGLPTEEEDDIEAIAATLDAVATSYRGRLSASVAAFVPKAHTPFERSAMATEDTLRRRLKRLRALLQLRGVRLSADGIPWSVVQAVLARGDRQLGAVLADLREPSLGEWKRAMAAHRLADADYTRAFSADECLPWAHIRLNQAMRVAREENHGLD; translated from the coding sequence ATGAAATGGTCAGCCATTGCCGCTGCAAGACGAGTGCTCGCTGGAGAGCAGGGCTCTGTTGTCAGAGACTGGGGCGGGCGTCTGCCCATTGCCCTGGTCTATCCCAACACCTACCGTGTGGGTATGTCCAGTCTGGCTCTGCACACCCTCTATGCTGCCTTCAACCGTGCGCCAGACGTGGTCTGCGAGCGCGTATTCTGCGGACTGCGATCGGTCGAGACCGGCGATGCTCCGCTTTCGCTGGAGAGCCAGCACGAGCTGGGCGATTTCTCGGTCCTGGCGGTCAGTTTCTCGTTTGAACTGGACTACCTCAACTGGACGACCCTGCTCCGACGCGCTGGCCTGCCTGTGCTGGCCAGAGAGCGGGGCGATGGTGATCCCCTGGTGTTGGCCGGCGGTCCTGCCGTCACCGCCAATCCAGAGCCCCTGGCCGACGTCTGCGATGCCTTTGTCATCGGCGAAGTCGAGCCCGTGCTGGACCGCTTGCTGGACGCACTGCGACTGCTCTTGTCCGAGCGCCGCGAACAGGTGCTGGACGCGTTGGCTGCCATTCCTGGGATCTATGTTCCCGGGCGTTCCAGGTTCGTTGAGCGCCAGGTCTGCTCCAACCTCGACGCCAACCTCACGGAGACCGTCATCTACACGGACCACACCGAGTTCGGTGATATGCATTTGATGGAGATCGCCCGCGGTTGCGGTCATGGCTGCCGCTTTTGTCTTGCCGGGTGTGTCTATCGGCCGCGCCGTGAGCGCAGCCCCGCGGTGCTGCTCGACCAGGCCAGACAGGCTCGCGGACAGCGCAGCAAGGTCGGGCTGGTTAGCGCCGCCGTCTCGGACTATTCCCGGCTCGATGAGCTCCTTCGCGGACTGGCCGAGCTCGAGATGCAGGTAGCCGTCTCGTCGCTGCGAGTCGATCCCCTGCCCACTGCGCTGCTGGAGGCACTGGCAGCCAGCCGAACGAGGACTTTGACCCTGGCCCCAGAGGCCGGGTCGGAACGCCTGCGCACCCACATTCGCAAAGGCATCACGGCGGCCGATATCCAGAACGCTGCCGAAGCAGCTACGCGCTATGGCTTCCCAGAGCTCAAGCTCTACTTTATGATCGGCCTGCCGACGGAGGAAGAAGACGACATCGAGGCGATTGCGGCGACGCTAGATGCGGTCGCCACGAGCTATCGCGGGCGGTTGTCGGCAAGCGTCGCTGCCTTCGTTCCCAAGGCGCACACGCCATTCGAACGCTCTGCCATGGCTACTGAGGACACACTGAGACGTCGCCTGAAACGCCTGCGCGCGTTGCTGCAATTGCGCGGCGTTCGCCTGTCGGCCGATGGCATCCCCTGGTCAGTGGTGCAGGCGGTCCTCGCGCGAGGAGACAGGCAGCTTGGGGCGGTGCTCGCCGACCTGCGAGAGCCTTCGCTTGGCGAGTGGAAGCGTGCCATGGCGGCGCACCGGCTGGCCGATGCGGACTACACCCGGGCGTTCTCGGCCGACGAGTGTCTGCCGTGGGCGCACATCCGCCTCAACCAGGCCATGAGAGTAGCCAGAGAGGAGAACCATGGTCTTGACTGA